The Delphinus delphis chromosome 7, mDelDel1.2, whole genome shotgun sequence genome includes a window with the following:
- the MROH2A gene encoding LOW QUALITY PROTEIN: maestro heat-like repeat-containing protein family member 2A (The sequence of the model RefSeq protein was modified relative to this genomic sequence to represent the inferred CDS: substituted 2 bases at 2 genomic stop codons) codes for MASLGKRLAEASTESNEDVSEEAEDLEPLEPDDSGTFQQVTNLLNIMDSESTKTDAAGAGPDMRKMLASVIIRERAATEPSVVMGALTRCLQVPEISTQGKVNIYSVLQEVLQQQGELEECCVQRLATIASKEMRELLQVEGYVRAEVASDTLVALSRNHFSLVVYELQHCLRPLNLAEEFVIVTLAKLANGNVFEFMPYLGITLATIFTMLRLAKEVKICQVICSAMETFCETMQFHLRHLEDSVYPVMTEEQFAVYRYFVTVWLRDNNPEVKLGLTKSLKPMLKLILPSDNVREQVYDYIALLLAEYQAHLEALFITQVLRQILEMSVTTNTPVPQMQLHTIFTELHVQVCSKAPAQRQCSSQSLTEVVHCFIALARSYPKELMKFFLSQMEVSKEAIXVGTLTLIRAAVSTHDSLVPEHLPPSTPTLFPSGPSADMGVILCFGLCVRGQVKTVLNVLHDFEERIQESEQSWQIGAWRKDHPWRRETVKGALMVMYSCVASYCHPQMLLTHVDNPITAKIIHHDSSSCQDIRLKTAFMKSVVQVTDAVKTIKDLEDFQFAPKATLTALSCSALIQLKEFWVIIKAEPTGRLVSPVRTMAMDALSYLSKLKPFYSTEENSELVEISIHAVISLQPPGENDESIKTLYVNALCALEQLMEGLVQRQLDPKGLQEMVHLLEKFILSEKEWEREKAVNLHLHLVHIYVQSVGVCIPLLLGQFGTLVGLIAPGTCDSHRTRLASVEALSSLLDLHASQTCPSWGASKELELVKYKAELQGSDVEKVFSASSRIAKVACLQFSCDEVAPLVQKLCENIGAMNLQHDKASVTWIGTFLQMRAKELEDTVAEILGAILVHLLVVDHPDVRHPLIEGILLLAHYHQETVLTSLLPQPLPTERWVPWFMNVPILYQEKLLKPAVLMLEKGVDQDEALRVLSPRALGNVALRAPKKVRQYQKLLLEKCLCPLRGPVSTTATSEGMETLAKVLAELREGDVGSDFHAVSERCRAFFDHESELLRLKAFVLFGKLAKVVRISKKHFFKEEVKKAWVPLMLQDPCSSAAQACVATMFPCVHFWGWKALESSSDQSDAIAPKDMTSFQIILCSVLTQRKPPVLYSFLLETMTYVKSNLSRIRIAACNLAGIIMKQMSARYLKNLDFPTLRNSLQELQLDSDPGVRRASLETLTILDTCSHHWLLASPXGIS; via the exons ATGGCG AGCTTGGGGAAGAGACTGGCAGAAGCATCAACAGAGTCAAATGAGGACGTGTCAGAGGAGGCAGAGGACCTGGAACCTCTGGAACCAGACGACAGTG GTACCTTCCAACAAGTCACAAACCTCCTCAACATCATGGACAGCGAGTCAACCAAAACGGACGCTGCTGGGGCAGGTCCTGACATGCGGAAGATGCTGGCCTCAGTGATCATCAGGGAGAGGGCCGCCACTGAGCCCTCTGTGGTGATGGGCGCTCTCACCCGCTGCCTGCAGGTACCAGAG ATTTCCACTCAGGGCAAAGTCAACATCTACAGCGTCCTGCAGGAGGTTCTCCAGCAGCAGGGGGAGCTGGAGGAGTGCTGCGTCCAGAGGCTGGCCACCATCGCCTCCAAGGAGATGAGGGAGTTGCTGCAG GTGGAGGGCTATGTGAGGGCAGAGGTGGCCAGCGACACCTTGGTGGCCCTGTCCCGAAACCACTTCAGCTTGGTTGTTTATGAACTACAGCACTGCCTCAGGCCCCTCAACCTCGCCGAAGAATTTGTCATCGTCACCCTGGCGAAGCTGGCCAATGGCAATG TGTTTGAGTTCATGCCATACTTGGGCATCACCCTGGCTACCATATTCACCATGCTGAGGCTCGCCAAGGAAGTCAAGATATGCCAGGTGATCTGCAGTG CCATGGAGACCTTCTGCGAGACCATGCAGTTTCACCTGAGGCACCTAGAGGACAGCGTGTACCCCGTGATGACTGAGGAGCAGTTTGCTGTGTATCGCTATTTTGTGACCGTGTGGCTTAGGGACAACAACCCCGAG GTGAAGCTGGGGCTCACCAAGTCCCTGAAGCCTATGCTGAAGCTCATCCTGCCCAGCGACAACGTGCGTGAGCAGGTGTACGACTACATCGCCCTGTTGCTGGCAGAGTACCAGGCCCACCTGGAGGCACTCTTCATTACACAG GTCTTGAGGCAGATCCTGGAAATGTCAGTGACCACTAACACCCCTGTCCCCCAAATGCAGCTGCACACCATCTTCACGGAACTGCATGTCCAG GTGTGCTCCAAGGCCCCTGCCCAGCGGCAGTGCAGCAGCCAGAGCCTGACAGAGGTGGTGCACTGCTTCATAGCCCTTG CCCGCTCCTACCCCAAGGAGCTGATGAAGTTCTTCCTCAGCCAGATGGAGGTGAGCAAGGAGGCCATCTGAGTGGGGACCCTGACCCTGATTAGGGCAGCGGTGAGCACACATG attctttggtGCCTGAACACCTGCCACCTTCTACCCCAACCTTATTTCCGTCTGGACCCTCGGCGGACATG GGTGTGATTCTGTGCTTTGGCCTGTGTGTCCGGGGCCAGGTGAAGACGGTGCTGAACGTGCTCCACGACTTTGAGGAGAGGATCCAGGAGTCAGAGCAGTCCTGGCAGATCGGCGCTTGGCGG AAGGACCATCCCTGGAGGCGGGAGACAGTGAAGGGTGCCCTCATGGTGATGTACAGCTGCGTGGCCTCGTACTGCCACCCGCAGATGCTTCTAACCCACGTGGACAACCCCATCACTGCTAAGATCATTCACCACGACTCCAGCAGCTGCCAG GACATCCGCCTCAAAACGGCCTTCATGAAGAGTGTGGTGCAGGTCACCGACGCCGTCAAGACCATCAAGGACCTGGAGGACTTCCAATTTGCCCCAAAGGCGACCCTTACTGCATTATCATG TTCTGCTTTGATCCAACTGAAGGAGTTCTGG GTGATCATCAAGGCAGAACCAACTGGCAGACTGGTTTCTCCAGTGCGGACCATGGCCATGGATGCCCTCTCGTACTTGAG CAAACTGAAGCCTTTCTACTCCACAGAGGAAAACAGTGAGCTGGTGGAGATTAGTATACACGCTGTCATTTCTCTCCAGCCCCCAGGAGAGAACGATGAGTCCATTAAG ACCCTGTATGTGAATGCCCTGTGTGCCCTGGAGCAGCTGATGGAGGGCCTTGTGCAGAGGCAGCTGGACCCCAAGGGGCTGCAGGAGATGGTGCAC CTCCTGGAAAAGTTTATCTTGTCGGAGAAAGAATGGGAGCGGGAGAAGGCGGTCAACCTCCACCTCCATCTCGTGCACATCTACGTCCAAAGCGTCGGTGTCTGC ATCCCTCTGCTGCTGGGGCAGTTTGGCACTCTGGTCGGACTCATCGCCCCAGGCACCTGTGACTCGCACAGAACCCGCCTGGCCTCCGTGGAAGCCCTTTCCAGCCTCCTGGATCTTCATG caagccAGACCTGCCCCTCCTGGGGTGCTTCCAAGGAGTTGGAGCTTGTGAAATATAAGGCGGAGCTGCAGGGCTCGGACGTGGAGAAGGTTTTCAGCGCGTCTTCCAGAATCGCCAAG GTGGCGTGCTTGCAGTTTAGCTGCGATGAGGTGGCCCCGCTCGTCCAGAAGCTCTGTGAGAACATCGGGGCCATGAACCTCCAGCATGACAAGGCCTCTGTCACCTGGATAGGCACCTTCCTCCAGATGCGGGCCAAGGAGCTGGAGGACACG gtGGCGGAGATCCTGGGCGCCATCCTGGTCCACCTGCTGGTAGTGGATCACCCGGACGTGCGACACCCCCTCATCGAGGGCATCCTTCTGCTGGCGCACTACCACCAGGAGACCGTCCTCACGTCCCTCCTGCCGCAGCCCCTGCCCACGGAGAGGTGGGTGCCCTGG TTCATGAATGTCCCGATCCTGTACCAGGAGAAGCTGCTGAAGCCGGCAGTGCTGATGCTGGAGAAGGGCGTGGACCAGGACGAGGCCCTGCGGGTGCTTTCCCCGCGCGCCCTCGGCAACGTGGCCCTCCGTGCCCCCAAGAAG GTGAGGCAGTACCAGAAGCTTTTACTGGAGAAGTGCCTGTGCCCCCTGAGGGGGCCTGTGAGCACCACCGCAACCTCCGAGGGCATGGAGACCCTGGCCAAGGTCCTGGCTGAGCTGCGGGAAGGGGACGTGGGGTCCGACTTCCATGCCGTCTCTGAACGGTGCAGAGCCTTCTTTGACCAC GAGAGCGAGCTACTGCGTTTAAAAGCCTTCGTCCTCTTCGGGAAGCTGGCAAAGGTGGTCAGGATTTCCAAGAAGCATTTCTTCAAAGAGGAAGTGAAGAAAGCCTGGGTCCCCCTCATGCTGCAGGATCCCTGCTCCAGTGCAGCCCAG GCCTGTGTGGCTACCATGTTTCCGTGTGTGCACTTCTGGGGCTGGAAGGCCCTGGAGAGCTCCTCGGACCAAAGTGATGCCATTGCCCCCAAGGACATGACCAGTTTCCAGATAATCCTGTGCTCTGTCttg ACTCAGAGAAAGCCTCCCGTTCTCTACAGCTTCTTGCTAGAAACAATGACGTATGTTAAAAGTAACTTGTCAAGGATCAGAATCGCTGCATGTAacctggcag GAATCATTATGAAGCAGATGTCTGCACGTTACCTTAAAAATCTGGACTTTCCTACATTACGGAATT CTCTCCAGGAGCTACAGCTGGACTCAGATCCTGGGGTCCGGAGGGCATCCCTGGAGACTCTCACAATCTTGGATACCTGTAGTCATCACTGGCTTTTGGCTTCACCCTAAGGAATTTCCTAG